A single genomic interval of Adhaeribacter pallidiroseus harbors:
- a CDS encoding beta-N-acetylhexosaminidase, translated as MKKKAYLFLIFSWISFLPARAQTQEIPASNLGLVPLPLEVKAYEGKFSLPAKIVIAAKTPDEQNVAGFLKDYFAVLGKVVTITPDASLATVNLKIGAITSKNPEAYQLTVNQSGASITASAGAGLFYGAQTLMQLLPPTAQENIAIPYVRIIDEPAFKWRGNMLDVARHFFPVAFVKKYIDNLAAYKINTFHWHLTDDQGWRVEIKKYPKLTQISAFRNESLVGAQQLMKKPEDFKYDGIPHGGFYTQEEIKDVVAYAQKRYITIVPEIEMPGHSVAILAAYPELACKPGPYQTRTLWGISEDIVCPSEETFQFFENVLAEVVPLFPGKYVHIGGDEAPKDRWRESDLVKGIMKKEKLKDVEQVQGWFNNRIEKFLLAKGKKLIGWDEILEGGISPKSTIMSWRGEKGGIEAARHGNEVVMSPASHLYLDHGQNPVPHSPVEPLMIGGYLPLEKVYSYNPLSSELTPAQHKYILGVQANLWTEYIPAPEKAEYMLFPALWLYPK; from the coding sequence ATGAAAAAAAAAGCTTACCTGTTCCTGATCTTTTCCTGGATCAGTTTTTTGCCTGCGCGTGCACAAACTCAAGAAATTCCGGCCAGTAACCTCGGCTTAGTTCCTTTACCTTTAGAAGTTAAAGCCTACGAAGGAAAATTTAGTTTACCCGCGAAAATTGTTATTGCTGCTAAAACTCCCGACGAACAAAACGTAGCCGGCTTTCTAAAAGATTATTTTGCGGTGTTGGGTAAAGTAGTTACCATAACCCCGGACGCCAGCTTAGCCACCGTAAATTTAAAAATTGGTGCCATTACCAGTAAAAATCCCGAAGCGTATCAGCTCACTGTAAACCAGTCGGGAGCCAGCATTACGGCTTCGGCCGGGGCCGGTTTATTTTACGGCGCCCAAACCCTGATGCAACTTTTACCGCCCACGGCTCAGGAAAATATTGCTATTCCGTATGTGCGTATTATCGATGAGCCCGCTTTTAAATGGCGCGGCAACATGTTAGACGTAGCCCGGCATTTCTTCCCGGTAGCTTTCGTTAAAAAATACATCGATAACTTAGCCGCTTATAAGATTAATACTTTTCACTGGCACCTCACCGACGACCAGGGCTGGCGCGTGGAAATTAAAAAATACCCGAAACTCACGCAGATCAGTGCCTTCCGGAACGAGAGTTTAGTGGGGGCGCAGCAACTGATGAAAAAGCCCGAAGATTTTAAATACGACGGCATTCCGCACGGAGGCTTTTATACCCAGGAAGAAATTAAAGACGTGGTGGCCTACGCCCAAAAACGCTACATCACCATTGTGCCGGAGATAGAAATGCCCGGTCACTCCGTGGCCATTTTGGCGGCTTATCCCGAGTTGGCCTGCAAGCCCGGTCCCTACCAAACCCGCACTTTATGGGGAATTTCTGAGGATATTGTGTGCCCTTCCGAAGAAACTTTTCAGTTTTTTGAAAACGTGTTAGCCGAAGTAGTGCCTTTGTTCCCGGGGAAATACGTGCACATTGGTGGCGACGAAGCGCCTAAAGACCGCTGGCGCGAAAGCGACCTGGTTAAAGGCATCATGAAAAAAGAAAAACTGAAAGATGTAGAACAAGTGCAGGGTTGGTTTAATAACCGCATCGAAAAATTTTTACTGGCTAAAGGCAAAAAGTTAATCGGCTGGGACGAAATTCTGGAAGGCGGTATTTCGCCGAAATCGACGATTATGAGCTGGCGCGGCGAAAAAGGCGGCATCGAAGCTGCTCGCCACGGCAACGAAGTAGTTATGTCGCCGGCTTCGCATTTGTACCTGGACCACGGCCAGAATCCGGTGCCGCACAGCCCCGTTGAACCTTTAATGATTGGCGGCTACTTGCCTCTGGAAAAAGTGTACAGCTACAACCCGCTTTCGAGTGAACTCACGCCGGCACAGCATAAGTATATCCTGGGCGTGCAGGCCAACCTATGGACCGAGTACATCCCGGCCCCCGAAAAAGCAGAATACATGTTGTTCCCCGCATTATGGCTCTATCCGAAGTAG
- a CDS encoding LacI family DNA-binding transcriptional regulator, which produces MEKVTLKQIAKRLNLSASTISRALQDSHQISPQTKQKVLELATELNFVPNYHASGLRKKVSKTIAVVIPEVADSYFAQAINGIEAVAQEQGFHVLIYLTHESFLKEQAILRELQNGRVDGVLLAITAETSHNRHIRELLNRGMPLVMFDRVCEDMETAKIITNDLESSYLATRHLISCGCKRVALLSASNSLAMSANRLAGYKKALQEQGHPFRPTDVIACSKAEDVNYFFIKTLLSNAHRPDGIIATVEKQATSVYQVCQELNLNIPQKVKIVAFSNLQSAAFLNPSLTTVMQPAFDMGKAAAANLCKVLKRKNLNILPETQVLPSVLHIRNSTG; this is translated from the coding sequence ATGGAGAAAGTAACCCTGAAGCAAATAGCCAAAAGACTTAACCTGTCGGCTTCTACTATTTCCAGAGCTCTACAGGATAGCCACCAAATAAGTCCGCAAACTAAGCAAAAAGTGCTAGAACTGGCCACGGAGCTTAACTTTGTACCCAACTACCACGCCAGCGGTTTACGAAAAAAAGTAAGTAAAACCATTGCGGTGGTTATTCCGGAAGTAGCCGATAGTTATTTTGCCCAAGCTATTAACGGTATTGAAGCCGTAGCGCAAGAGCAAGGCTTTCATGTACTAATTTATCTCACCCACGAAAGTTTTTTAAAAGAACAGGCTATATTAAGAGAATTACAAAACGGCCGGGTAGATGGAGTATTACTCGCTATTACCGCCGAAACTTCGCATAATCGGCATATTCGGGAATTACTGAACCGGGGCATGCCATTAGTTATGTTCGACCGGGTTTGTGAAGATATGGAAACCGCTAAAATTATCACCAACGATCTGGAAAGTAGTTACCTGGCAACTAGGCATTTAATTTCTTGCGGCTGTAAACGGGTGGCTTTATTATCGGCTTCTAACAGTTTAGCTATGAGCGCTAACCGGCTGGCAGGTTACAAAAAAGCGTTACAGGAACAAGGTCACCCTTTCCGGCCCACCGATGTAATTGCCTGCTCTAAAGCCGAAGATGTTAACTATTTCTTTATAAAGACTTTACTAAGCAACGCACACCGGCCAGATGGAATTATCGCTACTGTAGAAAAGCAGGCTACCAGTGTGTACCAGGTATGTCAGGAACTAAATTTAAATATTCCCCAAAAGGTAAAAATAGTTGCATTTTCTAATTTACAATCGGCGGCTTTTCTCAATCCATCTCTTACCACTGTTATGCAACCGGCTTTTGATATGGGTAAAGCTGCTGCCGCCAATTTATGCAAAGTGTTAAAAAGAAAAAATTTAAATATACTGCCGGAAACCCAAGTGCTACCCTCTGTTTTGCATATCCGGAATTCTACTGGCTGA
- a CDS encoding FN3 associated domain-containing protein, producing MALSEVAWTPYTKKNYADFLQRLGKQFPRLDAKNIKYRVPEPIGLDSTKIVKQGDKATITLTSMVPDAQIRYTLDGTIPNETADLYTKPLALPINRNLKIRAITVTPKGRLRVPAEVVIP from the coding sequence ATGGCTCTATCCGAAGTAGCTTGGACACCTTACACTAAGAAAAATTACGCCGATTTCCTGCAACGCTTAGGAAAGCAGTTTCCACGCCTCGACGCTAAAAACATTAAATACCGCGTGCCGGAACCAATTGGTTTAGATTCTACCAAAATTGTAAAACAAGGCGATAAAGCTACTATTACGCTAACTTCCATGGTGCCGGATGCTCAAATTCGTTACACCCTGGATGGAACCATACCCAACGAAACCGCTGATTTATATACCAAACCTTTGGCTTTACCAATTAATCGCAACTTAAAAATCCGGGCTATTACCGTTACGCCAAAGGGCCGACTAAGGGTGCCAGCGGAAGTAGTTATCCCTTAA
- a CDS encoding Gfo/Idh/MocA family oxidoreductase, with product MTPDKANARRKFLKTSIAALAGITIVPRHVLGGKGYLAPSDHLTKGIIGVGSMGRGHIPYAGTKVVAICDVEQNHIKLALDKIGSTVKTFSDYRELIQLPEVDIVHVATPPHWHGIMAADAARAGKDVWCEKPMTRTIGEGKRVVEAVQQHGRIFRLNTWFRFEDMFYGMRTPVKPIKKLVESGLLGWPLKVTVGATTGYDWKFYWVGKTSLDPMPVPSTLDYDAWLGPAPYKPYNPHRVHQTFRGYWDYDGGGLGDMGQHYLDPVQYFLGKDDTSPVSVEVDAPQQHPEAVGTWRRITYTYADGCQIILDGEGKDTNAAYIEGPKGKLYPGFKSDIPDLEKKLAAFPDPQPQVTDFVDAVKNRKKFALNEENGHRSCTIVNMGLAALKLGRSLKYDPVKQVFIDDDAANRLIDQPMRAPFVI from the coding sequence ATGACTCCAGACAAAGCAAATGCAAGGCGGAAGTTCCTTAAAACTTCAATCGCGGCGCTCGCGGGTATCACCATTGTGCCGCGCCATGTTTTAGGCGGTAAAGGCTACCTGGCGCCGAGCGATCACTTAACCAAAGGTATTATTGGCGTGGGTTCCATGGGCCGGGGCCACATTCCATATGCGGGTACCAAAGTAGTAGCTATTTGCGATGTAGAACAAAATCATATAAAATTGGCGCTGGATAAAATTGGCAGCACCGTTAAAACATTTTCGGATTACCGCGAGCTGATTCAGTTGCCCGAAGTAGATATTGTACACGTAGCTACCCCGCCGCACTGGCACGGCATTATGGCCGCCGATGCCGCCCGGGCTGGGAAAGATGTGTGGTGCGAAAAACCCATGACCCGCACCATTGGCGAAGGCAAACGCGTAGTAGAAGCCGTGCAGCAACATGGCCGTATTTTCCGGTTAAACACCTGGTTCCGCTTCGAAGATATGTTCTACGGCATGCGTACGCCGGTGAAACCGATTAAAAAACTAGTAGAAAGTGGCTTGTTAGGTTGGCCGTTAAAAGTTACCGTAGGCGCTACCACTGGTTACGATTGGAAATTTTACTGGGTAGGCAAAACCAGCCTCGATCCGATGCCCGTACCATCCACTTTAGATTACGATGCCTGGTTAGGACCGGCTCCTTATAAACCATACAACCCGCACCGCGTGCACCAAACTTTCCGGGGATATTGGGATTACGATGGCGGCGGCTTGGGCGACATGGGCCAGCATTACTTAGATCCGGTGCAGTATTTCCTGGGTAAAGACGATACCAGCCCGGTTTCCGTGGAGGTGGATGCTCCGCAGCAACACCCGGAAGCGGTAGGAACCTGGCGCCGGATTACTTATACCTACGCCGATGGTTGCCAGATTATTCTGGATGGTGAAGGCAAAGACACCAATGCCGCTTACATCGAAGGACCTAAAGGTAAATTATATCCTGGCTTTAAATCTGATATTCCGGACTTAGAGAAAAAACTGGCGGCTTTCCCGGATCCCCAACCACAGGTTACCGACTTTGTAGACGCCGTTAAAAACCGCAAAAAGTTTGCCTTGAACGAAGAAAACGGTCACCGTTCTTGTACCATAGTGAACATGGGATTAGCCGCTTTAAAACTAGGCCGCTCGCTGAAGTACGATCCGGTAAAACAAGTTTTCATCGACGACGATGCCGCCAACCGCCTCATCGATCAACCCATGCGCGCCCCGTTTGTGATCTAG